A single genomic interval of Gossypium raimondii isolate GPD5lz chromosome 11, ASM2569854v1, whole genome shotgun sequence harbors:
- the LOC105802184 gene encoding probable methyltransferase PMT27 isoform X2, with product MAIGGKSRVAKRSSSVSYASTVTTVVFVTLCVLGVWMLTSNSVSSPQTTTTTRTITDTNSDIAFSGSNEEQPSKINEDQKDKAVFEDNPGQLPDEAVKPDDDKVSESDDLDKVKEGAAVEETRHGLQGKESAEEQEKQKMSETQISEESVLTQNQQSKQNGLKEVEDNKQMSNEEPIKVHQEETINNQDPSEDQDQIRVVEKKQINEKPKERRGKKKKKHAESIERPLETTMIGKSKKDDVAEMEDEPRVNKPKIQDQLEEDEPKGTKQLNQDQLEEDESKGTKQLNQDQLEQDEPKGNKLQNHDQQESQVQGIDNATFNDETKDKPEILNATQTDTFQSLLKTKTNQETAEKDTQIEAQQQHESTSEETLGSTIPKESNESKNAWKSQKAQSENEKERRRDESSGKEGLYGYTWHLCNVTAGPDYIPCLDNEEALKKLRSTRHFEHRERHCPEEGPTCLVPLPKGYKRPISWPKSREKIWYNNVPHTKLAEFKGHQNWVKVSGDFLTFPGGGTQFIHGALHYIDFLQQSVPNLKWGKRTRVILDVGCGVASFGGYLFDRDVLTMSFAPKDEHEAQVQFALERGIPAISAVMGSQRLPFPCRVFDVVHCARCRVPWHAENGMLLLELNRVLRPGGYFIWSATPVYQKLPEDVEIWNAMSSLTKAMCWDLLTIKRDKLNSVSAAVYRKPITNECYDKRPDHNPPMCKENDDANAVWHVPLRACMHRVPINPAERGTRWPAHWPNRLQKAPYWLNRTQMGIYGKPAPQDFVKDHEHWTRVVSKLYMSGLGISWSNVRNVMDMRAVYGGFAAALKDIKVWVMNVVNLDSPDTLPIIYERGLFGMYHDWCESFSTYPRSYDLLHADHLFSKLEKRCKLQPVLAEVDRIVRPGGKLIVRDESDAIGEVENLLKSLHWEVHLTFSKDQEGILSAQKGDWRPTAYQASI from the exons ATGGCGATCGGGGGAAAGTCTCGTGTTGCTAAGCGTTCCTCTTCTGTTTCGTATGCATCCACTGTAACCACTGTGGTCTTCGTAACCTTATGTGTTTTGGGTGTTTGGATGCTCACTTCCAACTCCGTTTCCTCCCCTcaaaccaccaccaccactcGCACCATCACTGACACCAACAGTGACATTGCATTTTCTGGTTCCAATGAAGAACAACCCTCCAAAATTAACGAAGATCAGAAAGATAAAGCGGTGTTCGAAGATAACCCTGGCCAACTTCCCGATGAGGCCGTCAAGCCTGACGATGATAAGGTGTCGGAGTCCGATGATCTAGATAAAGTGAAAGAAGGTGCGGCTGTTGAAGAAACCCGACATGGTTTACAAGGAAAAGAATCAGCAGAAGAACAGGAGAAGCAAAAAATGAGTGAAACTCAGATATCCGAAGAAAGTGTGTTGACTCAAAACCAACAATCGAAGCAAAATGGTCTCAAGGAAGTTGAAGATAATAAGCAAATGAGTAATGAAGAACCCATCAAGGTTCATCAAGAGGAAACTATCAACAATCAGGATCCGTCGGAAGATCAAGATCAAATTCGGGTTGtggaaaagaaacaaataaacgaGAAACCCAAGGAACGGCGtggcaaaaagaagaagaaacacgCTGAAAGCATTGAGAGACCGCTGGAGACGACGATGATCGGGAAATCAAAGAAGGATGATGTGGCGGAAATGGAAGATGAACCGAGGGTAAACAAACCAAAAATCCAAGACCAACTAGAGGAGGATGAACCCAAGGGAACCAAACAACTGAACCAAGACCAACTAGAGGAAGATGAATCGAAGGGGACCAAACAACTAAATCAAGATCAACTAGAGCAAGATGAACCCAAGGGAAACAAACTACAGAATCATGACCAACAAGAGTCGCAGGTGCAAGGGATCGACAACGCCACATTCAATGACGAAACCAAGGACAAACCGGAGATTCTAAACGCCACCCAAACTGATACGTTCCAGAGTTTATTGAAGACAAAGACGAACCAGGAAACAGCGGAGAAAGACACCCAGATTGAAGCTCAACAACAGCATGAGTCCACCTCGGAGGAAACGTTAGGAAGTACCATTCCGAAAGAGTCCAACGAATCGAAGAACGCCTGGAAGTCGCAAAAGGCACAATCAGAGAACGAGAAGGAGAGACGGAGGGACGAATCGAGCGGCAAAGAGGGCCTCTATGGTTACACTTGGCATTTGTGCAACGTAACTGCTGGCCCTGATTACATACCCTGTTTGGATAACGAGGAAGCTTTGAAGAAATTACGCAGTACCAGGCACTTCGAGCATCGGGAGAGGCATTGCCCTGAGGAAGGACCAACGTGTTTGGTCCCTCTTCCAAAGGGATACAAACGGCCCATCTCCTGGCCCAAAAGCAGAGAGAAG ATATGGTACAATAATGTACCACATACGAAACTGGCTGAGTTTAAAGGGCACCAAAACTGGGTTAAAGTGAGCGGCGACTTCTTGACTTTCCCCGGTGGGGGTACCCAATTCATCCATGGCGCTCTCCACTACATCGACTTTCTCCAACAG TCAGTACCCAACCTTAAATGGGGTAAACGCACCAGAGTGATCTTGGATGTTGGATGTGGAGTTGCAAGCTTTGGAGGGTATCTTTTCGATAGAGATGTTTTAACAATGTCTTTTGCCCCCAAAGATGAGCATGAAGCTCAAGTTCAATTCGCCCTCGAAAGAGGAATCCCTGCTATATCAGCTGTGATGGGTTCTCAGAGGCTACCATTTCCTTGTAGAGTCTTTGATGTGGTTCACTGTGCACGTTGTAGAGTGCCGTGGCATGCTGAAAATGGTATGCTTCTGCTAGAACTGAACCGTGTACTGAGACCTGGAGGATATTTTATCTGGTCAGCCACCCCTGTCTATCAGAAACTTCCAGAGGATGTTGAAATATGGAATG CTATGTCGTCCCTGACAAAAGCCATGTGTTGGGATCTTTTGACCATCAAAAGGGATAAATTGAACTCCGTTAGTGCTGCCGTCTATCGAAAACCTATCACAAACGAATGTTATGACAAAAGGCCGGATCATAATCCACCAATGTGTAAAGAAAACGATGATGCAAACGCTGTCTG GCATGTACCCCTGCGGGCATGCATGCATCGCGTACCGATAAATCCAGCTGAAAGAGGAACACGATGGCCTGCACATTGGCCTAATCGGCTGCAGAAAGCTCCTTATTGGTTGAACCGAACCCAGATGGGGATTTATGGGAAACCGGCTCCTCAAGATTTTGTAAAAGACCATGAACACTGGACTCGAGTAGTTAGCAAGTTGTATATGAGTGGATTGGGAATCAGTTGGTCTAATGTTAGAAATGTGATGGACATGAGAGCTGTTTATGGAGG GTTTGCAGCAGCTTTGAAGGACATTAAAGTCTGGGTGATGAATGTGGTGAACCTTGATTCCCCGGATACACTTCCGATCATCTACGAACGCGGTCTTTTCGGAATGTACCACGATTGGTGCGAGTCGTTTAGCACATATCCGAGATCGTATGATCTCCTGCATGCCGATCACCTTTTCTCGAAGCTGGAAAAGAG GTGCAAACTTCAACCAGTGTTGGCAGAGGTTGATAGAATCGTGAGACCAGGTGGAAAATTGATAGTTCGTGATGAATCAGATGCCATTGGTGAAGTTGAGAACTTGTTGAAATCACTGCACTGGGAAGTTCATTTAACTTTCTCCAAAGATCAAGAaggaatactaagtgctcagaAAGGTGATTGGCGGCCTACAGCATATCAAGCTTCCATCTGA
- the LOC105802183 gene encoding GATA transcription factor 5 has product MDAFYHHSMLYQTHHHPFFFKFPPLASTTPLLLSSSLQEMECVEAALKTSFRKEMALKSSPQALLEDIWVVNNGQNGVSCDDFSVDDLFDFTHEEGFLEQHDEDEEEEEEQVPVSSSHKRQKLSQEHHFSNDTINFDYSSLSTNELAVPADDVANLEWLSHFVEDSFSEHSAAAYPAGMLTEKPNLPDHKLPKPEKPVTTCFKTRVPGKARSKRSRTGGRVWCLVASPPFTESSSSSSSSSSSSPSASSPWFLCSNSGSDSTLELSESLSMEKKHKKRPATESTIGNGTQPTRRCSHCGVTKTPQWRAGPMGVKTLCNACGVRFKSGRLLPEYRPACSPTFSSELHSNHHRKVLEMRRKREAPGEAEPGSVPTSVPSFG; this is encoded by the exons ATGGATGCTTTCTATCATCATTCAATGCTTTACCAAACTCACCACCAtcctttcttcttcaaattcCCTCCTCTAGCTTCTACCACCCCTTTGCTATTATCCTCTTCTCTTCAG gaaatggAATGCGTTGAAGCAGCTTTGAAGACCAGTTTTAGGAAGGAGATGGCTTTGAAATCAAGTCCCCAAGCGCTTCTTGAGGATATTTGGGTTGTAAATAATGGACAAAATGGAGTCTCTTGTGATGATTTTTCTGTAGACGACCTGTTTGACTTCACTCACGAAGAGGGTTTCCTTGAACAAcatgatgaagatgaagaagaagaagaagaacaagtACCAGTTTCTTCTTCGCATAAGAGACAAAAGCTAAGCCAAGAGCACCATTTTTCTAACGATACTATCAATTTTGATTACAGTTCCTTATCCACCAACGAGCTCGCCGTTCCG GCGGATGACGTCGCTAACCTTGAATGGTTGTCTCATTTCGTTGAGGATTCCTTCTCGGAACACTCTGCGGCAGCGTATCCCGCCGGAATGTTAACGGAAAAGCCCAATTTACCAGACCACAAATTGCCTAAACCCGAGAAACCAGTTACGACATGTTTCAAAACTCGTGTTCCAGGCAAAGCCAGAAGCAAGCGCAGTCGAACTGGTGGTCGAGTTTGGTGCCTTGTCGCTTCCCCTCCTTTTACAGAATCATCTTCAAGCTCCTCATCGTCATCCTCCTCTAGCCCTTCGGCTTCAAGCCCTTGGTTCCTTTGTTCAAACAGCGGTTCAGATTCAACCTTAGAACTATCCGAATCGCTTTCAATGGAGAAGAAGCATAAGAAGAGACCGGCAACCGAGTCAACCATTGGAAATGGGACCCAGCCAACGCGTAGGTGCAGTCATTGTGGAGTTACAAAGACGCCACAATGGAGAGCTGGTCCAATGGGAGTTAAGACTTTGTGCAACGCTTGCGGGGTGAGGTTCAAATCGGGTCGGCTTTTACCCGAGTACAGACCAGCTTGTAGCCCGACATTTTCAAGCGAGTTACACTCGAACCATCATCGGAAAGTGCTTGAGATGCGACGTAAGAGAGAAGCTCCGGGTGAGGCGGAACCCGGTTCAGTTCCTACTTCTGTTCCCAGTTTTGGATAA
- the LOC105802184 gene encoding probable methyltransferase PMT27 isoform X1: MAIGGKSRVAKRSSSVSYASTVTTVVFVTLCVLGVWMLTSNSVSSPQTTTTTRTITDTNSDIAFSGSNEEQPSKINEDQKDKAVFEDNPGQLPDEAVKPDDDKVSESDDLDKVKEGAAVEETRHGLQGKESAEEQEKQKMSETQISEESVLTQNQQSKQNGLKEVEDNKQMSNEEPIKVHQEETINNQDPSEDQDQIRVVEKKQINEKPKERRGKKKKKHAESIERPLETTMIGKSKKDDVAEMEDEPRVNKPKIQDQLEEDEPKGTKQLNQDQLEEDESKGTKQLNQDQLEQDEPKGNKLQNHDQQESQVQGIDNATFNDETKDKPEILNATQTDTFQSLLKTKTNQETAEKDTQIEAQQQHESTSEETLGSTIPKESNESKNAWKSQKAQSENEKERRRDESSGKEGLYGYTWHLCNVTAGPDYIPCLDNEEALKKLRSTRHFEHRERHCPEEGPTCLVPLPKGYKRPISWPKSREKIWYNNVPHTKLAEFKGHQNWVKVSGDFLTFPGGGTQFIHGALHYIDFLQQSVPNLKWGKRTRVILDVGCGVASFGGYLFDRDVLTMSFAPKDEHEAQVQFALERGIPAISAVMGSQRLPFPCRVFDVVHCARCRVPWHAENGMLLLELNRVLRPGGYFIWSATPVYQKLPEDVEIWNGRTQTQYYQFSSNMVLSVSMGLTCQVCFAAMSSLTKAMCWDLLTIKRDKLNSVSAAVYRKPITNECYDKRPDHNPPMCKENDDANAVWHVPLRACMHRVPINPAERGTRWPAHWPNRLQKAPYWLNRTQMGIYGKPAPQDFVKDHEHWTRVVSKLYMSGLGISWSNVRNVMDMRAVYGGFAAALKDIKVWVMNVVNLDSPDTLPIIYERGLFGMYHDWCESFSTYPRSYDLLHADHLFSKLEKRCKLQPVLAEVDRIVRPGGKLIVRDESDAIGEVENLLKSLHWEVHLTFSKDQEGILSAQKGDWRPTAYQASI, encoded by the exons ATGGCGATCGGGGGAAAGTCTCGTGTTGCTAAGCGTTCCTCTTCTGTTTCGTATGCATCCACTGTAACCACTGTGGTCTTCGTAACCTTATGTGTTTTGGGTGTTTGGATGCTCACTTCCAACTCCGTTTCCTCCCCTcaaaccaccaccaccactcGCACCATCACTGACACCAACAGTGACATTGCATTTTCTGGTTCCAATGAAGAACAACCCTCCAAAATTAACGAAGATCAGAAAGATAAAGCGGTGTTCGAAGATAACCCTGGCCAACTTCCCGATGAGGCCGTCAAGCCTGACGATGATAAGGTGTCGGAGTCCGATGATCTAGATAAAGTGAAAGAAGGTGCGGCTGTTGAAGAAACCCGACATGGTTTACAAGGAAAAGAATCAGCAGAAGAACAGGAGAAGCAAAAAATGAGTGAAACTCAGATATCCGAAGAAAGTGTGTTGACTCAAAACCAACAATCGAAGCAAAATGGTCTCAAGGAAGTTGAAGATAATAAGCAAATGAGTAATGAAGAACCCATCAAGGTTCATCAAGAGGAAACTATCAACAATCAGGATCCGTCGGAAGATCAAGATCAAATTCGGGTTGtggaaaagaaacaaataaacgaGAAACCCAAGGAACGGCGtggcaaaaagaagaagaaacacgCTGAAAGCATTGAGAGACCGCTGGAGACGACGATGATCGGGAAATCAAAGAAGGATGATGTGGCGGAAATGGAAGATGAACCGAGGGTAAACAAACCAAAAATCCAAGACCAACTAGAGGAGGATGAACCCAAGGGAACCAAACAACTGAACCAAGACCAACTAGAGGAAGATGAATCGAAGGGGACCAAACAACTAAATCAAGATCAACTAGAGCAAGATGAACCCAAGGGAAACAAACTACAGAATCATGACCAACAAGAGTCGCAGGTGCAAGGGATCGACAACGCCACATTCAATGACGAAACCAAGGACAAACCGGAGATTCTAAACGCCACCCAAACTGATACGTTCCAGAGTTTATTGAAGACAAAGACGAACCAGGAAACAGCGGAGAAAGACACCCAGATTGAAGCTCAACAACAGCATGAGTCCACCTCGGAGGAAACGTTAGGAAGTACCATTCCGAAAGAGTCCAACGAATCGAAGAACGCCTGGAAGTCGCAAAAGGCACAATCAGAGAACGAGAAGGAGAGACGGAGGGACGAATCGAGCGGCAAAGAGGGCCTCTATGGTTACACTTGGCATTTGTGCAACGTAACTGCTGGCCCTGATTACATACCCTGTTTGGATAACGAGGAAGCTTTGAAGAAATTACGCAGTACCAGGCACTTCGAGCATCGGGAGAGGCATTGCCCTGAGGAAGGACCAACGTGTTTGGTCCCTCTTCCAAAGGGATACAAACGGCCCATCTCCTGGCCCAAAAGCAGAGAGAAG ATATGGTACAATAATGTACCACATACGAAACTGGCTGAGTTTAAAGGGCACCAAAACTGGGTTAAAGTGAGCGGCGACTTCTTGACTTTCCCCGGTGGGGGTACCCAATTCATCCATGGCGCTCTCCACTACATCGACTTTCTCCAACAG TCAGTACCCAACCTTAAATGGGGTAAACGCACCAGAGTGATCTTGGATGTTGGATGTGGAGTTGCAAGCTTTGGAGGGTATCTTTTCGATAGAGATGTTTTAACAATGTCTTTTGCCCCCAAAGATGAGCATGAAGCTCAAGTTCAATTCGCCCTCGAAAGAGGAATCCCTGCTATATCAGCTGTGATGGGTTCTCAGAGGCTACCATTTCCTTGTAGAGTCTTTGATGTGGTTCACTGTGCACGTTGTAGAGTGCCGTGGCATGCTGAAAATGGTATGCTTCTGCTAGAACTGAACCGTGTACTGAGACCTGGAGGATATTTTATCTGGTCAGCCACCCCTGTCTATCAGAAACTTCCAGAGGATGTTGAAATATGGAATGGTAGAACACAAACACAATACTATCAATTCAGTTCAAACATGGTTTTAAGCGTTTCCATGGGGCTGACATGTCAAGTTTGTTTTGCAGCTATGTCGTCCCTGACAAAAGCCATGTGTTGGGATCTTTTGACCATCAAAAGGGATAAATTGAACTCCGTTAGTGCTGCCGTCTATCGAAAACCTATCACAAACGAATGTTATGACAAAAGGCCGGATCATAATCCACCAATGTGTAAAGAAAACGATGATGCAAACGCTGTCTG GCATGTACCCCTGCGGGCATGCATGCATCGCGTACCGATAAATCCAGCTGAAAGAGGAACACGATGGCCTGCACATTGGCCTAATCGGCTGCAGAAAGCTCCTTATTGGTTGAACCGAACCCAGATGGGGATTTATGGGAAACCGGCTCCTCAAGATTTTGTAAAAGACCATGAACACTGGACTCGAGTAGTTAGCAAGTTGTATATGAGTGGATTGGGAATCAGTTGGTCTAATGTTAGAAATGTGATGGACATGAGAGCTGTTTATGGAGG GTTTGCAGCAGCTTTGAAGGACATTAAAGTCTGGGTGATGAATGTGGTGAACCTTGATTCCCCGGATACACTTCCGATCATCTACGAACGCGGTCTTTTCGGAATGTACCACGATTGGTGCGAGTCGTTTAGCACATATCCGAGATCGTATGATCTCCTGCATGCCGATCACCTTTTCTCGAAGCTGGAAAAGAG GTGCAAACTTCAACCAGTGTTGGCAGAGGTTGATAGAATCGTGAGACCAGGTGGAAAATTGATAGTTCGTGATGAATCAGATGCCATTGGTGAAGTTGAGAACTTGTTGAAATCACTGCACTGGGAAGTTCATTTAACTTTCTCCAAAGATCAAGAaggaatactaagtgctcagaAAGGTGATTGGCGGCCTACAGCATATCAAGCTTCCATCTGA